Proteins from a genomic interval of Trifolium pratense cultivar HEN17-A07 unplaced genomic scaffold, ARS_RC_1.1 scaffold_73, whole genome shotgun sequence:
- the LOC123901690 gene encoding uncharacterized protein LOC123901690 has product MSSSQTSSPSKNDETVHSQTTISPSYDSLPQQITIAYPISTIFPEETTKRKKISAKKTTPKKNQFTSRDASSSKTGKKSKSKSTPKAVHTMRELYLDSPIKSNMDVNVGAPGSSMKNLMSDISSENLGLENPRTAEKLGKPSLEKPDDIFDDIGATTKANPESERIFSEKLVPEQDAANDATASAAHVDISTSVVPDSPNSPVDKGKTASMPDTREANVIDVENLQVKSTPRAGISRRLRSNTGKDIATPLEATKTKIGPKKQWSKVTVPSDSKKKNVKRKTVSSSDSDYEADQDAEASPAASSQRSAKRKRMAPTVPSVPIDNVSFHCVEYVDRWKFVVKRRMAIERNLTEEFLKCQDIVNLLEEAGLLNTVSKLGNCYDKLTREFLVNIPADCDNPLSPDYLKVYVRGKCVDFSPVVINEYLGRSTAPAAELETSMNEICRTITGDKVKAWPRAGKLSAAKLTTKYALLNKIGAANWVPTTHSNSVATGLAKLIYAIGIGTVFDYGTHIFNATILHGSSTAVKMPIAFPTLICGIILSQHPDICTNSDVPVSRPSALTMDFRLLEGKHAADIAVASLKTPAVGMTKRQMIANLREVSNMLGEKKELIDGVIQALELEQSQANEDGVGPSHGVSHDDDLAGGDTVEEEMASDESPSI; this is encoded by the exons ATGTCAAGCTCTCAAACTTCATCCCCTTCCAAAAACGACGAAACTGTTCATTCACAAACCACCATATCACCCTCATACGATTCTCTTCCTCAACAAATCACAATTGCCTATCCAATCTCAACCATTTTTCCTGAGGAAACAacgaagaggaagaagatttcAGCGAAGAAGACAACGccaaagaaaaatcaatttaCTTCGCGTGATGCATCTTCTTCAAAAACGGGTAAGAAATCAAAATCTAAATCTACACCTAAAGCTGTTCATACGATGCGTGAACTATATCTTGATAGTCCTATTAAGTCAAATATGGACGTTAATGTTGGAGCACCTGGAAGTAGTATGAAAAATTTGATGTCTGATATAAGTTCTGAAAACCTAGGTCTAGAAAACCCTAGGACTGCTGAGAAATTGGGGAAACCCTCTTTAGAAAAGCCTGATGATATTTTTGATGATATTGGCGCTACCACTAAGGCCAATCCTGAGTCTGAAAGGATTTTTAGTGAGAAATTAGTTCCAGAACAAGATGCTGCaaatgatgctacagcatctgcAGCACATGTTGATATTAGTACCTCTGTAGTCCCTGATTCACCAAACTCTCCTGTG GATAAGGGTAAAACTGCAAGTATGCCTGATACAAGAGAGGCAAATGTAATTGATGTTGAAAACCTACAAGTCAAGAGTACTCCTAGGGCTGGTATATCTAGGAGGCTGAGGAGTAATACAGGAAAGGATATAGCCACTCCTCTAGAGGCCACCAAAACTAAAATTGGGCCTAAGAAACAGTGGAGCAAGGTCACTGTGCCCTCTGACAGTAAGAAGAAGAATGTGAAGAGAAAAACTGTCTCCTCAAGTGACTCTGATTATGAGGCAGATCAAGATGCTGAAGCATCCCCTGCAGCATCTTCTCAGAGGTCTGCTAAGAGAAAAAGGATGGCCCCTACTGTCCCATCTGTACCTATTGACAATGTCTCTTTCCATTGTGTTGAATATGTTGACAGGTGGAAGTTTGTAGTCAAAAGAAGAATGGCCATTGAAAGGAACCTAACTGAAGAATTTTTGAAATGTCAAGACATTGTGAATTTGCTAGAGGAAGCAGGACTGCTGAATACTGTCTCTAAGTTGGGTAACTGCTATGACAAGTTGACCAGAGAGTTCCTGGTAAACATCCCAGCTGACTGTGATAACCCTCTGAGTCCTGATTACTTAAAAGTATATGTGAGGGGCAAATGTGTGGATTTCTCACCAGTTGTCATCAACGAATATCTGGGAAGAAGTACTGCTCCTGCAGCTGAATTAGAGACATCTATGAATGAGATATGCAGGACCATCACTGGTGACAAAGTGAAAGCATGGCCAAGGGCTGGCAAACTTTCTGCTGCTAAATTAACCACAAAATATGCTCTGCTAAACAAAATTGGTGCAGCAAACTGGGTCCCCACTACACACTCCAACAGTGTAGCTACAGGTTTGGCCAAGTTGATCTATGCCATAGGCATTGGTACTGTTTTTGATTATGGCActcatatttttaatgcaacAATTCTCCATGGCTCTTCTACTGCTGTAAAAATGCCAATAGCCTTTCCCACTCTGATCTGTGGTATTATCTTGTCTCAACATCCTGACATCTGCACTAACTCTGATGTGCCTGTCTCTAGACCCTCAGCTTTAACCATGGATTTTAGATTATTGGAAGGAAAACATGCTGCAGACATTGCTGTAGCATCTTTGAAGACACCAGCTGTAGGTATGACCAAGAGACAGATGATTGCTAATCTCAGGGAGGTTAGTAATATGCTAGGTGAGAAAAAGGAGCTGATAGATGGTGTAATCCAAGCCTTGGAGCTTGAGCAATCACAGGCAAATGAGGATGGAGTTGGTCCTTCCCATGGCGTTTCTCATGATGATGATCTTGCAGGTGGTGACACTGTAGAAGAGGAGATGGCCTCTGATGAAAGCCCCTCCATATGA